One region of Hoeflea sp. 108 genomic DNA includes:
- a CDS encoding ABC transporter ATP-binding protein: protein MTHALSIDRLRVVYDDFIALRDVSLTVNAGESFGLVGESGSGKSTLLRAVAGLAPVSGGTIDVSGQRLGKVRDKTFYRQVQMVFQDPYGSLHPRQTVDRLLLEPLDIHGFGDTEKRILRAFDEVGLGSSFRFRYSHQLSGGQRQRVAIARALILEPSILLLDEPTSALDASVQAEVLNLLEQVRRDRKLTFIMVSHDLGVITHMCERLMVMQGGQEVERLQAGDLATRNVAQDYTRNLLVASEGFVRGA from the coding sequence GTGACCCATGCCCTCTCAATCGACAGACTGCGCGTCGTCTATGACGACTTCATCGCCCTGAGGGATGTCAGCCTCACCGTCAACGCAGGCGAATCCTTCGGCCTGGTCGGCGAATCCGGCTCGGGCAAGTCGACGCTTCTGCGCGCCGTGGCCGGCCTCGCGCCCGTCTCCGGCGGCACCATCGACGTCTCCGGCCAGCGCCTCGGCAAGGTCAGGGACAAGACGTTCTACCGCCAGGTCCAGATGGTGTTCCAGGACCCTTACGGCTCGCTGCATCCGCGTCAGACGGTCGACCGGCTGCTGCTGGAGCCGCTCGACATCCATGGCTTCGGAGACACCGAAAAACGCATCCTGCGCGCCTTCGACGAGGTCGGCCTCGGTTCGAGTTTCCGGTTCCGCTATTCGCACCAGCTGTCGGGCGGCCAGCGCCAGCGCGTCGCCATTGCCCGTGCGCTGATCCTCGAACCGTCGATCCTGCTGCTCGACGAGCCGACCTCGGCCCTCGACGCCTCGGTCCAGGCCGAAGTGCTTAACCTGCTCGAACAGGTGCGCCGCGACCGCAAGCTCACCTTCATCATGGTCAGCCATGATCTTGGCGTCATCACCCATATGTGCGAACGCCTGATGGTCATGCAGGGCGGCCAGGAGGTCGAGCGGCTGCAGGCCGGCGACCTCGCCACGCGCAACGTGGCGCAGGACTACACGCGCAACCTGCTCGTCGCCTCCGAAGGTTTTGTGCGCGGCGCGTAG
- a CDS encoding RbsD/FucU domain-containing protein: MLLGIDPLLGPDVLYVLRAMGHGDDLIIADANFPADAMARQTVFGRPLRIDGDIVSVMKAVLSVMPVDTFVDDAFGRMEVVGKPDEIPEVQREVGKLIADTATKMVGIERFAFYERAKKAYAVIQTQERRFYADFAVRKGVVPPGA; the protein is encoded by the coding sequence ATGCTCCTTGGCATCGACCCGCTGCTCGGCCCCGACGTCCTCTACGTGCTCCGCGCCATGGGGCACGGCGACGACCTGATCATTGCCGACGCCAATTTTCCGGCCGACGCGATGGCCAGGCAGACCGTCTTTGGCCGGCCGCTGCGCATCGATGGCGACATCGTCAGCGTCATGAAGGCTGTGCTGTCGGTGATGCCGGTCGACACCTTCGTCGACGACGCCTTCGGCCGCATGGAAGTGGTCGGCAAGCCGGACGAAATCCCCGAGGTCCAGCGCGAGGTCGGCAAGCTGATCGCGGACACGGCCACGAAGATGGTCGGCATCGAACGCTTCGCCTTCTACGAGCGCGCCAAGAAAGCCTACGCAGTCATCCAGACCCAGGAACGCCGCTTCTACGCCGACTTCGCCGTGCGCAAGGGCGTCGTGCCGCCGGGGGCGTGA
- a CDS encoding IclR family transcriptional regulator, with translation MPKGPAKTANSVDKDERYRAPALDKGLDILELLSEQPGGLTRAEIGEAMGRGPSEVYRMLERLVARDFVSRSPEGDRYALTMKLFILAHRHPPVRRLVARAQPLMDAFSIAAGQSCHLVAPDRDAALVVAHASPPGNWEFGIRIGAHIDLLTTSSGHILLAFQDEHSQSEAAARWEGTAMAEAREKLEPVLKAYHETGHRVGPSQQMRAIEDISVPILSSDGFAIAVLTCPYIQRLDDRQADIDQTLALLKDVAAKLSLS, from the coding sequence ATGCCAAAAGGGCCGGCAAAGACCGCCAACAGCGTGGACAAGGACGAGCGCTACCGCGCGCCGGCACTGGACAAGGGGCTCGACATTCTCGAGCTGCTGTCGGAGCAGCCGGGCGGCCTGACCCGCGCCGAGATCGGCGAGGCGATGGGGCGCGGACCGAGCGAGGTCTATCGCATGCTCGAACGCCTGGTGGCGCGCGATTTCGTCAGCCGCTCGCCCGAGGGCGATCGCTACGCGCTGACGATGAAGCTGTTCATCCTCGCCCACCGCCACCCGCCGGTGCGCCGTCTGGTGGCCCGCGCCCAGCCGCTGATGGATGCGTTCTCGATCGCCGCCGGCCAGTCATGCCATCTGGTGGCACCCGACCGTGACGCGGCGCTCGTGGTGGCGCATGCCAGCCCGCCCGGCAACTGGGAATTCGGCATCCGCATCGGTGCTCACATCGATCTTCTGACCACCAGCTCAGGGCACATCCTGCTGGCCTTCCAGGACGAGCATTCGCAATCCGAGGCGGCTGCGCGCTGGGAGGGGACTGCGATGGCCGAAGCGCGGGAAAAGCTGGAGCCGGTGCTGAAGGCCTATCACGAGACGGGCCACCGTGTTGGGCCGAGCCAGCAGATGCGGGCCATCGAGGACATCTCGGTGCCAATCCTGTCGTCCGACGGATTTGCCATCGCGGTGCTGACCTGTCCCTACATACAACGGCTTGATGACCGGCAGGCCGATATCGATCAGACGCTGGCGCTGCTCAAGGATGTGGCGGCGAAGCTGTCGCTGTCGTAG